In a genomic window of Pseudodesulfovibrio senegalensis:
- a CDS encoding class I SAM-dependent methyltransferase: MADTVSVSIADNVADTLFIPLYMRCLETRRADRVINDPMSCELVERLDYDFSRYEKSPRSQLGVAVRIRRFDQAVADFIETHDDPVVVSVGAGLDTRFQRVYKGKGVFYELDLPEVIELRRQLLPESENNPYMGGSMFETGWIDEIKGKHPGASFIVVAEGVFLYFEEHEIKPLITAIAERFGHGEMHFDVSSPWGVRNSQRHETVKKTNAAFKWGVKGDRDLEAWTPSLRYMDTTDYFSSVKSRWGIMGLLARWFIPGLRNAFRMLHYEMVPQA, from the coding sequence ATGGCTGATACGGTTTCCGTTTCCATCGCCGATAATGTGGCGGATACGCTGTTCATTCCCCTGTACATGCGCTGCCTTGAAACCAGGCGCGCGGACCGGGTCATCAACGACCCCATGTCCTGCGAGCTGGTGGAGCGGCTCGATTACGACTTCAGCCGCTACGAGAAGTCGCCCAGAAGCCAGTTGGGCGTGGCCGTGCGCATCCGGCGGTTCGATCAGGCCGTTGCCGATTTCATCGAGACCCACGACGACCCCGTGGTCGTCAGCGTGGGTGCCGGGCTGGATACCCGTTTTCAGCGCGTATACAAGGGCAAGGGCGTGTTTTACGAGCTGGATTTGCCCGAGGTCATCGAGCTGCGCAGGCAACTGCTCCCCGAGTCGGAAAACAATCCGTACATGGGCGGTTCCATGTTCGAGACAGGCTGGATAGACGAGATAAAGGGCAAGCATCCCGGCGCATCGTTCATCGTGGTGGCCGAGGGCGTGTTCCTGTATTTCGAGGAACACGAGATCAAGCCGCTGATCACCGCCATTGCGGAACGCTTTGGGCACGGCGAGATGCATTTCGACGTGTCCTCGCCGTGGGGCGTGCGCAACAGCCAGCGCCATGAAACCGTGAAAAAGACCAACGCGGCCTTCAAATGGGGCGTGAAGGGCGACCGCGACCTTGAAGCGTGGACCCCGAGCCTGCGCTACATGGACACCACCGATTATTTTTCTTCGGTCAAGAGCCGCTGGGGAATCATGGGCCTTTTGGCCCGCTGGTTCATCCCCGGCCTCAGAAACGCATTTCGCATGCTGCACTATGAAATGGTGCCGCAGGCGTAA